In Crassostrea angulata isolate pt1a10 chromosome 6, ASM2561291v2, whole genome shotgun sequence, a genomic segment contains:
- the LOC128187109 gene encoding nuclear receptor corepressor 1-like isoform X9 — protein sequence MSGRPPNERGPPGNPHDVPSPYKRPRPQSPVQQRPGYPYAQDPQSHRAYPGVPVTASVYPMYRQEYQGSADQAGRDRYREEYHLIPHRRPTLLHDYQAHRANIDRYRSREAYAGYAQDTMGNIQVSQGGGDPGPSTSQVNQASTGPHTPKRPRLGMERPELQPLQIDVKKEPTYNPQVEAISPTLPPDETSPSSKDQLLQAISKVDREISKVDKDIQKLKKKQEQLELEKCKPPEEKQKVKDIVVTETKHQSIAQIIYAENRKKAEEAHNMFAKLGPKIDLPLYNQPSDTTVYHENKRKYAEFKPRLLLHFKKRQQEKRIRERYLTERYDQLMQVWLKKIERIENNAKRKAKDAKTREYFEKVFPEIKKNREDKERFSRAGTRAGNNGVYARSEAELEQIMDGLHEQEEEDKKMRSYAVVPPMMLDARQRKLRYTNNNGRVEDPMAEDEERKFINVWTPQEKNIFKEKYLQHPKNFSYIAQFLERKSVADCVQYYYQTKKTENYKQLLRKQTVRKQKWKKPQQQASSRLQDDSNKERGAGGEDEVVSSATSEQAMETSDNCAQASSSSEADLKIKEEEFSSDDNEAMAAVTAGSEGDGGAHNCAICDVHLEHYGLSRPLTQSNCDLYGMKEENLKPDMRVCSSCRCKSVRRRYTQCPVPLCKTPKRKVKRLRPLPPKWSELSAEAKDPIIKELQLTDDITKCCSACFNRIARRLGTGSGAGDQVAPMAPETTDTTESVETSRWTEEEMEIAKQGLRLHGRDWAAIASMVPTKTEAQCKNFYFNYKKKLNLEQIVQEHAKEKVLNSQEVDKRTTSVCESIASTVTATSDVEDMSSGMEDNDEDNDSDTTSAPSPTAQRMEEGPMKEDKQEGNTVPELPDHQSTAPVGFPQNLTSNKPLSASQGSLRSVDNDSSATMSADEAHPSDSHTHREQQSEPRDSFSPRTSGIPASKLPMQHPGFGNFPLQPPQASQTHVQQVIQGAQLGVPNQPRPSTSPGLQMKSAPHAHPSPIRQSPVPSMVGSSPALEMDHNRPSRPSSRDIREVQQGMGQANSSVLDFSGRQMSQNQQQGRNTLYSMMYQGENNQHRPSSAMSEPGFVNQGHLSRSMSPIVPGNKNSQNDAKRMSCVRDLIHSAIERNLVQSDRPTERPPEKRPASSEPVYRGQPMIPGMNQYNVQDLRKEKPEYGGRHSVSPYHMPVGRMEREVPDSRDRDLPQDLSKAPQGYRGNPRDFGSQPQFEYRRPAEDPLPRSSGPPPAHSQKPSGYYHNEALPLTNRPPSVEQKSPQPSFQHDRQAISPAINRHIPPSTSPYPGMPTVMDPHGRGQPRQTIPPPPPLINNKGPSPKLNTKSPPSSGHPSMLMPPGSVMHSPSGSITQGTPVRTMAQSLNPNQVASMAQRQEAIHRPVQPRMPSGSITSGTPVNRDMGNRGPPGGMEGPRMQQLQWEQQRMMMEQHMTRPQQYPQPGMPYPYQSENSTRQTIRCDFETSRQMGGPHSRKQESQSSPRGKEGKPGAYPGSMMPGYPQSSQGLVYLQPSMPQDRRLSPHPSHNAPPHEEKPIGWPKQGMAGPVPGQVPHDRPSITHGTGRPSVITVNDRPEYPNEGMRGGQGASSPRYDSMLQRQQQQQQQRTSIPAATLAAQQQEYNRRQMQEKQEQQERENANKVKAFNLEEQIRREIMESPKQEERLHKTETDSSRSTSNRSSPGYRQQNISTPAEFFKVFAQDQSGTNRSGSERQSSLTAANLIDAIIIHQINSSTEETATSKTETSPMNSMVSSASRPKQEPPDSAPQAGPHSLQPDQKSPPAMHGKKRWVHESQQRPAQSSPMPSTPQSGSGQVSDSDNSPTTSSMDAQTPKSEGSSAEQKNNMTLGEHITSIIMMDYGNGKPSLKNNVLSQINGSPEDSPSVSNSGTPVTAVPDQSSPGKPLMSQSQTDGVSQSTDSRPRSFSTGAGFVPSVHGHKWKKAHMHQDTSNMGSRSSSGSGEMYPDSMTSHTGEGDRGQQPDQSRSPLICSGTEPVSPAGAPESSEALPATTSPPPSPRSRSGSLNISSSVAANHQHISSLLSRPNTAGGHQAECSVSSPQVSEVASSSKPDNSQLGSLSPLDYVKNKIAEVLRDEYDPKAQSGASAMHQRSLQQKMAQQSGPSHLQSSSVGINRSISPMTGGHHQQAEPESTQQRGWDNQQREMHSQQHGDSMASLQQHQHETFPSSTSSNEQLQYQDPNNKHLSSSDEVSDSSSTSSQPVSQMSAAHAKKRMFARGRVKYGPDDAQSKYSQPKSLPSSMSEVQRASTTTDKKGPRSEYDFPDSPDDDPVVKGSYMALSSTTRSPRRGIVDSSDSRTERGGDSQVQSSDSRFGMDHSEAQSSEAQSYMRPDQNIDSRFMRRSSKHDTSEVDESSNVSHPSIDSTHSDRMIIDESGGAIDSSSVADVTSASPQRDRSKSSRSSKDSENSPRSSTDVQDGGERMAQSRTPDSAVGSFTHRSRSPRVGESHFPLLDTTTHPHSSSEMPTSASNIPTSTSSASMPSPYSGAGQQVGSSDGDHGFQQRGHEPTLLLSAQYETLSDDD from the exons AAGTAGGGAAGCTTATGCTGGATACGCTCAGGACACAATGGGAAATATTCAGGTATCCCAAGGGGGTGGAGATCCAGGTCCCAGTACAAGCCAGGTCAACCAAGCCTCCACTGGTCCTCACACCCCCAAACGCCCCCGCCTGGGGATGGAAAGACCAGAGTTACAGCCCCTGCAGATAGACGTAAAAAAG GAACCAACCTACAATCCGCAAGTGGAGGCAATATCGCCCACCCTCCCTCCCGATGAGACCAGTCCCTCCTCCAAGGATCAGCTTCTTCAGGCCATCAGTAAAGTGGATAGAGAGATCAGCAAGGTGGACAAAGACATTCAGAAACTCAAAAAGAAACAG GAGCAGCTAGAGTTAGAGAAATGTAAACCACCAGAAGAGAAACAGAAAGTAAAGGATATTGTTGTCACGGAGACCAAACATCAGAGCATAGCTCAAATCATTTATGCTGAGAACAGG aaaaaagctGAGGAAGCACACAACATGTTTGCTAAACTAGGGCCGAAGATAGATCTG CCTCTGTATAACCAGCCCTCAGACACCACTGTTTACCATGAGAACAAAAGAAA gtATGCTGAGTTCAAACCTCGGCTCCTTCTGCATTTCAAAAAGAGACAGCAGGAGAAGAGAATAAGG GAGAGGTATCTAACTGAAAGATATGATCAGTTGATgcaagtttggttgaaaaaGATCGAAAGAATCGAGAACAATGCTAAAAGAAA AGCCAAAGATGCCAAAACAAGGGAGTACTTTGAGAAGGTATTCCCAGAGATCAAGAAGAACAGGGAGGATAAAGAGAGGTTTTCCAG GGCTGGGACTCGAGCTGGGAACAATGGGGTGTATGCAAGGAGTGAGGCCGAGCTGGAGCAGATTATGGATGGACTTCATGAACAAGAG GAGGAAGACAAAAAGATGAGGAGCTATGCAGTGGTGCCCCCTATGATGTTGGATGCTCGGCAACGTAAATTACGATACACAAACAATAATGGGCGTGTAGAAGATCCAATGGCTGAGGATGAGGAGAGAAAGTTTATAAATGTGTGGACACCACAGGAAAAGAACATCTTCAAGGAGAAATATTTACAGCATCCCAAAAACTTCTCTTACATTGCTCAGTTTCTGGAGAGAAAG AGTGTAGCAGACTGTGTCCAGTACTACTATCAAACCAAGAAAACAGAAAATTACAAACAGCTTCTACGTAAACAGACAGTACGAAAACAGAAGTGGAAGAAGCCTCAG CAGCAAGCATCCTCACGCCTTCAGGATGACTCTAACAAGGAGCGAGGTGCTGGTGGTGAAGATGAGGTAGTCTCCTCAGCCACCTCAGAGCAGGCAATGGAAACCTCAGATAACTGTGCACAAGCCTCCTCCTCAAGTGAGGCAGACCTCAAGATCAAAGAGGAAGAATTCTCATCAGATGACAACGAGGCAATGGCAGCAGTCACTGCAGGGAGTGAAGGGGATG GGGGTGCCCATAACTGTGCGATCTGCGATGTGCATCTAGAGCACTATGGTCTGAGTCGACCTTTGACACAAAGTAATTGTGACCTGTATGGTATGAAGGAAGAAAACCTGAAGCCTGACATGAGAGTGTGCAGCAGTTGTCGCTGTAAATCTGTGAGGCGCAGATACACACA ATGCCCAGTACCTTTATGTAAAACTCCAAAGAGGAAGGTCAAGCGACTCCGACCCCTGCCCCCTAAATGGTCAGAGTTATCAGCTGAGGCTAAAGACCCAATCATCAAGGAACTTC AGCTTACTGATGACATTACAAAGTGCTGCTCTGCCTGTTTTAACCGGATAGCGAGGAGACTGGGGACGGGATCTGGGGCCGGGGACCAGGTGGCACCGATGGCCCCCGAGACCACAGACACCACAG agagTGTAGAGACATCTCGTTGGACTGAAGAGGAAATGGAGATAGCAAAACAAG GACTGAGGCTTCATGGCAGAGACTGGGCAGCCATAGCAAGCATGGTACCTACTAAGACAGAGGCACAGTGCAAAAATTTCTACTTTAACTACAAGAAGAAACTGAATCTGGAGCAGATTGTTCAGGAACATGCCAAAGAAAAG GTTTTAAATTCCCAAGAAGTAGACAAAAGGACCACCTCTGTGTGTGAGAGTATTGCTTCCACGGTTACAGCGACCTCAGATGTGGAGGACATGTCCTCAGGAATGGAGGACAATGATGAGGATAATGACTCTGACACAACCAGTGCTCCTAGCCCCACTGCTCAAAGGATGGAGGAAG gtCCAATGAAAGAGGACAAACAAGAAGGGAACACCGTGCCTGAACTACCGGATCACCAGAGCACTGCCCCAGTGGGATTCCCCCAGAACCTGACCTCTAACAAGCCTCTGAGTGCCTCCCAGGGCAGCCTCCGCAGTGTGGACAATGACAGCAGTGCCACAATGAGTGCTGATGAAGCCCATCCCTCAGACAGCCACACCCACAGGGAACAGCAGA GTGAGCCAAGAGACTCATTTAGTCCTAGAACATCTGGAATCCCTGCCTCTAAGTTACCGATGCAGCATCCAGGTTTTGGTAACTTTCCACTGCAACCTCCTCAAGCAAGTCAGACTCACGTACAGCAGGTGATTCAAGGTGCCCAGTTAGGTGTACCGAATCAACCCCGGCCTTCCACAAGCCCTGGTTTACAGATGAAGAGTGCTCCACATGCCCATCCATCACCCATCAGGCAGAGCCCAGTGCCCAGTATGGTGGGCTCAAGTCCTGCCCTGGAGATGGACCACAATCGCCCATCTCGTCCATCAAGTCGTGACATTAGGGAGGTACAGCAAGGAATGGGACAGGCAAACTCCTCAGTGCTGGATTTCTCAGGTAGACAGATGTCACAAAACCAACAGCAGGGCAGGAACACCTTATATAGTATGATGTATCAAGGAGAGAATAATCAACACAGACCTTCTAGTGCTATGTCAGAGCCAGGATTTGTCAACCAAGGCCATCTGAGTAGGAGCATGTCACCAATTGTGCCAGGCAACAAGAACAGTCAGAATGATGCCAAGAGAATGTCCTGTGTCCGTGACCTCATTCATTCAGCGATAGAGAGGAATCTGGTTCAGTCGGATCGACCTACAGAGAGACCCCCTGAAAAAC GGCCTGCATCCTCAGAGCCAGTTTATAGAGGTCAACCAATGATTCCTGGAATGAATCAGTACAATGTTCAGGATCTAAGGAAAGAGAAGCCAGAGTATGGTGGGCGGCACTCAGTTTCTCCCTATCACATGCCTGTGGGCAGAATGGAGAGGGAGGTACCTGACAGCAGGGACAGAGATCTTCCTCAGGACCTGTCTAAAGCCCCCCAAGGTTACAGGGGAAATCCCAGGGATTTTGGAAGCCAGCCTCAGTTTGAATATAGAAGACCTGCAGAGGATCCGTTGCCTAGGTCTTCTGGTCCTCCACCTGCTCACTCTCAAAAACCAAGTGGATATTATCACAATGAGGCTCTGCCACTAACTAACAGACCTCCATCTGTGGAGCAGAAGTCCCCACAGCCTTCCTTCCAGCATGACAGACAGGCAATATCACCAGCCATTAATAGGCACATCCCACCAAGTACATCCCCATACCCTGGAATGCCCACAGTAATGGACCCCCATGGCCGTGGACAACCTAGGCAAACCATTCCTCCACCCCCGCCATTAATCAATAACAAGGGACCTTCCCCCAAGCTGAACACAAAATCCCCTCCATCAAGTGGCCATCCCTCCATGCTCATGCCTCCAGGTTCAGTTATGCATTCACCTTCAGGATCAATAACTCAGGGTACTCCTGTGAGAACTATGGCTCAGAGTTTGAATCCAAATCAGGTAGCAAGTATGGCACAGCGTCAGGAGGCTATTCACAGACCTGTACAGCCAAGGATGCCTAGTGGCTCAATAACTAGTGGCACACCTGTCAATAGAGATATGGGGAACCGAGGGCCTCCAGGTGGAATGGAGGGGCCAAGGATGCAGCAGTTACAATGGGAGCAACAGAGAATGATGATGGAGCAACACATGACCAGACCACAGCAATATCCCCAGCCAGGAATGCCATATCCTTACCAGTCAGAGAACAGCACCAGACAAACAATCAGATGTGACTTTGAAACTTCTAGGCAGATGGGAGGACCTCACAGCAGAAAACAAGAGAGCCAATCCTCACCTAGAGGAAAAGAGGGAAAGCCAGGAGCATACCCAGGATCCATGATGCCAGGCTATCCTCAAAGTAGCCAGGGGTTGGTGTATCTTCAACCTTCCATGCCACAAGATAGGAGATTGTCACCACACCCATCACATAATGCTCCACCACATGAGGAGAAACCTATTGGATGGCCTAAACAGGGAATGGCTGGACCAGTTCCTGGTCAAGTTCCTCATGATCGACCAAGCATAACCCATGGGACAGGCCGTCCCAGTGTCATCACTGTGAATGATCGCCCAGAGTACCCAAACGAGGGTATGAGAGGTGGGCAGGGTGCAAGCTCCCCAAGATATGACTCAATGTTACAAAGACAGCAGCAGCAACAACAGCAAAGAACAAGCATACCAGCTGCTACACTTGCAGCACAGCAACAGGAGTACAACAGAAGACAGATGCAAGAAAAACAAGAACAACAAGAAAGGGAGAATGCAAACAAAGTCAAGGCTTTCAATTTGGAAGAGCAGATCAGAAGAGAGATAATGGAGTCCCCCAAACAAGAGGAGAGGCTTCACAAAACCGAAACAGATTCCAGCAGATCCACATCAAACCGATCTTCCCCAGGATACAGGCAACAGAACATCTCAACTCCAGCAGAGTTCTTCAAAGTCTTTGCCCAAGATCAAAGTGGAACAAACCGCTCAGGCAGTGAGAGACAGTCTTCCTTAACCGCTGCCAATCTGATTGATGCTATTATTATTCATCAGATAAATAGTTCTACAGAAGAGACAGCGACTTCCAAAACAGAGACATCTCCTATGAACTCTATGGTCTCCTCTGCTTCTCGTCCCAAACAGGAGCCACCAGACTCGGCTCCACAAGCAGGACCACATTCTTTGCAGCCTGACCAAAAGTCACCACCAGCCATGCATGGGAAGAAGAGATGGGTGCATGAATCTCAGCAGAGGCCTGCTCAGTCTTCTCCTATGCCAAGCACTCCTCAG AGTGGATCAGGACAGGTATCAGACAGTGACAATAGTCCAACAACATCCAGCATGGACGCCCAGACTCCCAAATCTGAAGGATCAAGTGCTGAACAGAAGAATAACATGACCCTGGGGGAACACATCACCTCCATCATAATGATGGATTATGGCAACGGCAAGCCCTCCCTCAAAAACAACGTTCTCAGTCAGATTAATGGCAGCCCAGAAGACTCTC ccTCTGTCAGTAATTCGGGAACCCCAGTCACTGCAGTGCCTGACCAGTCGTCCCCAGGGAAACCCCTGATGTCCCAGAGTCAGACTGATGGGGTGTCCCAGTCCACTGACTCTCGCCCCCGAAGCTTCTCTACAGGAGCAGGATTTGTACCCTCTGTCCATGGCCACAAATGGAAGAAAGCCCACATGCAT CAGGACACCAGTAATATGGGATCCAGAAGTTCATCTGGATCTGGAGAAATGTACCCGGACAGCATGACCTCTCACACGGGAGAAGGGGATAGGGGTCAACAGCCGGACCAATCCCGCTCCCCACTCATCTGTAGTGGCACTGAACCAGTGTCCCCCGCAG GAGCCCCAGAGAGTAGCGAGGCACTGCCTGCCACGACTTCTCCCCCTCCCTCGCCTCGCTCACGATCTGGTTCACTGAACATTTCCTCAAGTGTAGCCGCAAATCACCAACATATTTCCAGTCTCTTGTCTAGACCCAACACTGCTG GTGGCCACCAAGCGGAGTGTTCTGTCTCCTCCCCACAAGTGTCAGAAGTGGCCTCCAGCTCCAAGCCTGACAACAGCCAGCTGGGCAGCCTGTCCCCGCTGGACTACGTCAAGAACAAGATTGCTGAAGTCCTCCGGGATGAGTACGATCCCAAGGCACAATCTGGTGCGTCTGCCATGCATCAGAGAAGCCTTCAACAGAAAATGGCACAGCAATCAGGACCCAGTCACCTACAGAGTTCCAGTGTAGGAATCAATCGTTCCATCTCTCCAATGACAGGGGGTCACCACCAACAGGCAGAGCCAGAGTCCACCCAGCAGAGGGGCTGGGATAATCAACAGAGAGAGATGCACTCACAGCAACATGGAGACAGCATGGCGTCTTTACAGCAACACCAGCATGAGACTTTTCCTTCAAGTACTTCCTCCAATGAGCAGCTGCAATATCAGGACCCAAACAACAAACACCTTAGTTCAAGTGATGAAGTGAGTGATAGCTCCAGCACTTCTTCCCAACCTGTATCTCAGATGTCAGCGGCACATGCTAAGAAACGCATGTTTGCACGTGGAAGAGTCAAGTATGGGCCTGATGATGCTCAGAGCAAATACTCCCAGCCAAAATCGTTACCATCATCTATGTCTGAAGTTCAGAGGGCATCTACCACAACAGACAAGAAAGGTCCACGATCTGAATACGACTTCCCAGATAGTCCGGATGATGACCCTGTGGTGAAAGGAAGCTACATGGCTCTGTCAAGTACAACCAGAAGCCCTCGCCGTGGAATAGTTGATAGTTCTGACAGTCGTACAGAACGAGGAGGTGACTCGCAAGTCCAAAGTTCAGACTCAAGATTTGGAATGGACCATAGCGAAGCCCAGAGCTCAGAAGCTCAGTCTTACATGCGACCAGATCAAAACATTGACAGTCGCTTCATGAGACGCTCATCCAAACACGATACATCAGAAGTGGATGAAAGTTCTAATGTGTCTCATCCAAGCATAGACAGTACACACTCAGACAGAATGATCATTGATGAATCAGGGGGTGCTATAGATAGTTCATCGGTAGCTGACGTAACCTCCGCATCACCCCAAAGGGACAGGTCAAAATCTTCAAGGTCATCCAAAGACAGTGAGAACAGCCCTCGCAGTAGTACGGATGTTCAAGACGGAGGAGAACGCATGGCTCAAAGTCGTACACCAGACAGTGCCGTAGGGTCATTTACACACCGATCTCGATCCCCGAGGGTAGGCGAGTCACACTTCCCTCTTCTAGACACCACCACACACCCACACTCTAGCTCCGAAATGCCAACGTCTGCATCTAACATCCCTACAAGCACCTCCTCTGCCTCAATGCCTTCTCCATACTCTGGGGCCGGGCAACAGGTGGGGTCCAGTGATGGAGACCATGGGTTCCAGCAGAGGGGGCACGAGCCCACCCTCCTTCTGTCCGCACAATACGAGACACTGTCTGACGACGATTGA